The Thermus filiformis genome contains a region encoding:
- a CDS encoding DUF4395 family protein has translation MRTDRNQLRFNQALLVLLLPLAVLWDLPWLVFLLFLLMASQHTPWDLMVALKRLLRVPPRVVEEDPRPHRFARTLGAAFLGLASLFLLLGLKGVGYALALLVALLAFVNLAFGFCLGCFLYLHLRYARHLFTGR, from the coding sequence ATGCGGACGGACCGGAACCAGCTCCGCTTCAACCAGGCCCTCCTCGTCCTCCTCCTGCCCTTGGCGGTCCTTTGGGACCTCCCCTGGCTCGTCTTCCTCCTCTTCCTCCTCATGGCGAGCCAGCACACCCCCTGGGACCTGATGGTGGCCCTGAAGCGCCTCCTCCGCGTCCCTCCCCGGGTGGTGGAGGAAGACCCCAGGCCCCACCGCTTCGCCCGCACCCTGGGGGCGGCCTTCCTGGGCCTGGCCTCCTTGTTCCTCCTTTTGGGGCTTAAGGGGGTAGGCTACGCCCTGGCCCTCCTGGTGGCCCTCCTGGCCTTCGTCAACCTGGCCTTCGGCTTCTGCCTGGGCTGCTTCCTCTACCTCCACCTCCGCTACGCCCGCCACCTCTTCACGGGGCGCTGA
- the pgeF gene encoding peptidoglycan editing factor PgeF, giving the protein MVPLLTTPLPTPHGFTTRLGGVSEGPFQSLNLSAATGDDPERVAENQRRVLAAFGHPPVAGLRQVHGTQVHWVEGPGTWEGDGLLTATPGLLLRVGVADCYPLLLYHPKGAVGALHAGWRGVVGGILPRAVALLEERGLDPEHLHLAIGPGIGGRCYQVGEEVAEVFAEARLPTFAPDPQAPGKYLLDLEAALLLQAQRAGLAPERVYRVGLCTHCDPRLFSHRRDRGRTGRMWGVILL; this is encoded by the coding sequence GTGGTCCCCCTCCTCACCACCCCCCTCCCCACCCCCCACGGCTTCACCACCCGGCTGGGCGGGGTCTCGGAAGGGCCCTTCCAAAGCCTCAACCTCTCCGCCGCCACCGGGGACGACCCCGAACGGGTAGCCGAGAACCAGCGGCGGGTCCTGGCGGCCTTCGGCCACCCCCCCGTGGCGGGGCTCAGGCAGGTGCACGGCACCCAGGTCCACTGGGTGGAAGGCCCGGGGACCTGGGAGGGGGACGGCCTCCTCACCGCCACCCCCGGCCTCCTCCTGCGGGTGGGGGTGGCCGACTGCTACCCCCTCCTCCTTTACCACCCGAAGGGGGCCGTGGGGGCGCTCCACGCGGGCTGGCGGGGGGTGGTGGGGGGCATCCTGCCCCGGGCGGTGGCCCTCCTGGAAGAGAGGGGCCTGGACCCGGAACACCTCCACCTGGCCATCGGCCCCGGGATCGGAGGGCGGTGCTACCAGGTGGGGGAGGAGGTGGCCGAGGTCTTCGCCGAGGCCCGCCTCCCCACCTTCGCCCCGGACCCCCAGGCCCCCGGGAAGTACCTCCTGGACCTCGAGGCGGCCCTCCTCCTCCAGGCGCAAAGGGCAGGGCTTGCCCCAGAACGCGTGTACCGGGTGGGGCTTTGCACCCACTGCGACCCCCGCCTCTTCTCCCACCGCCGGGACCGGGGCAGGACCGGAAGGATGTGGGGCGTAATCCTCCTGTAA
- a CDS encoding YqeG family HAD IIIA-type phosphatase, protein MLRPKAVLPHLTHLTPDFLRARGLKGVILDLDNTLLPYGAEVVPEEVLAWLQGLKQAGIPIYLLSNAKPGRFRRLQALLGLPGHAPAFKPWFGFRKALKALGLPGREVAVVGDQIFTDVLGGNLVGAYTVLVPPLAEREFFYTRFIRLLETPFRRVE, encoded by the coding sequence ATGCTCCGGCCCAAGGCCGTCCTGCCCCACCTCACCCACCTGACCCCGGACTTCCTAAGGGCGCGGGGGCTCAAGGGGGTGATCCTGGACCTGGACAACACCCTCCTCCCCTACGGGGCGGAGGTGGTCCCGGAGGAGGTGCTGGCCTGGCTCCAGGGGCTCAAGCAGGCGGGCATCCCCATTTACCTCCTCTCCAACGCCAAGCCCGGCCGGTTCCGGCGCCTGCAGGCCCTTCTGGGCTTGCCCGGCCACGCCCCGGCCTTCAAGCCCTGGTTCGGCTTCCGCAAGGCGCTCAAGGCCCTGGGCCTTCCGGGGCGGGAGGTGGCGGTGGTGGGGGACCAGATTTTCACCGACGTCCTGGGGGGGAACCTGGTGGGGGCCTACACCGTCTTGGTCCCCCCCCTGGCGGAGCGGGAGTTCTTTTACACGCGTTTCATACGTTTGCTGGAGACTCCATTTAGGAGGGTGGAATGA
- a CDS encoding ATPase, T2SS/T4P/T4SS family, producing MSVLTIGDKRLGAALLDMGLLDDEELQMALERHREVGGSLADVIVEMGLLSERRIAQAIEEAFGIPLVDLAEMEIPPKVLSLVPAEKAQSLGAIPFALDEESGVLRVAFLNPLDTLTLEEVEDLTGLVVEPYQTTRSAFQYALARSYPELGLPVPPPPKGASPEEVRLGEYLVQKGLLDPKTLEEALVEQERTGDLLGRILVRKGLPEEALYRALAEKEGLEFLRSTEGLNPEPKALALLLRSDALRYQAVPVRIGLDGKVEVVLADPRHRQAVEALLGRPARFFLTLPKEWEGLFQRSYPEKGRLGETLVQEGKLSRQALREALEIQEKMGKAKPLGEILVELGLVSPQDVEEALEMQRKGGGRLEDTLIRSGKLTPEKLAQTLATQYGLPYVDPRETPPDPAAHLYLDERLARKYTVFPHHLEGRSLVVLMRDPKNVFAIDDLTLALKAKGLSLSPAVATEENIVRLIERYYGKQELGELAKEFARSTPQEELPTQELDETAAQKLVKQVIKEAYLQEASDIHVEPRPEDVLIRIRVDGALREYTTLPKSALNAVISVIKIMGGLNIAEKRIPQDGRVRFKEGGIDLDLRLSTLPTVYGEKAVMRLLRKASEIPEIEQLGFAPGVFERFQEVISKPYGIFLITGPTGSGKSFTTFSILKRIATPDKNTQTIEDPVEYEIPGINQTQVNPQAGLTFARALRAFLRQDPDIIMVGEIRDSETAKIATEAALTGHLVIATLHTNDAAQAITRLDEMGVEPFNISAALIGVLSQRLVRRVCEHCKVEVPPDPEALRRLGLKEEDLKGAKLYKGTGCERCGGTGYKGRYAIHELLVVDDEIRHAIVQGKSATEIKELARRKGMRTLREDGIYKALQGITTLEEVMARTIE from the coding sequence ATGAGCGTCCTGACCATCGGCGACAAGCGCCTGGGGGCGGCCCTTTTGGACATGGGCCTCTTGGACGACGAGGAGCTGCAGATGGCCCTCGAGCGCCACCGGGAGGTGGGGGGAAGCCTGGCGGACGTGATCGTGGAGATGGGCCTCCTCTCCGAACGGCGCATCGCCCAGGCCATAGAGGAGGCCTTCGGCATCCCCTTGGTGGACCTGGCGGAGATGGAGATCCCCCCCAAGGTCCTCTCCCTCGTCCCGGCGGAAAAGGCGCAAAGCCTGGGGGCCATCCCCTTCGCCCTGGACGAGGAGAGCGGGGTCCTGCGGGTGGCCTTTCTGAACCCCCTGGACACCCTGACCCTGGAGGAGGTGGAGGACCTCACCGGACTGGTGGTGGAGCCCTACCAGACCACCCGGAGCGCCTTCCAGTACGCCCTGGCCCGCTCCTACCCGGAGCTCGGCCTCCCCGTCCCCCCGCCCCCCAAGGGGGCGAGCCCGGAGGAGGTGCGGCTGGGGGAGTACCTGGTGCAGAAGGGGCTTTTGGACCCCAAGACCCTGGAGGAGGCCCTGGTGGAGCAGGAGCGCACGGGGGACCTCCTGGGCCGGATCCTGGTCCGGAAGGGCCTTCCCGAGGAGGCCCTGTACCGGGCCCTGGCGGAGAAGGAGGGGCTGGAGTTTCTAAGGAGCACGGAGGGCCTCAACCCCGAGCCCAAGGCCCTGGCCCTCCTCCTCCGCTCGGACGCCCTCCGCTACCAGGCGGTCCCGGTGCGGATCGGGCTGGACGGAAAGGTAGAGGTGGTCCTGGCCGACCCCAGGCACCGGCAGGCGGTGGAGGCCCTCCTGGGGCGGCCGGCCCGCTTCTTCCTCACCCTGCCTAAGGAGTGGGAGGGGCTCTTCCAGAGGAGCTACCCCGAGAAGGGGCGGCTCGGGGAGACCCTGGTCCAGGAGGGGAAGCTCAGCCGCCAGGCCCTGCGGGAGGCCTTGGAGATCCAGGAGAAGATGGGCAAGGCCAAGCCCCTGGGGGAGATCCTGGTGGAGCTGGGCCTGGTCAGCCCGCAGGACGTGGAGGAGGCCCTGGAGATGCAGCGCAAGGGGGGCGGGCGGCTCGAGGACACCCTGATCCGCTCGGGCAAGCTCACCCCCGAGAAGCTGGCCCAGACCCTGGCCACCCAGTACGGCCTCCCCTACGTGGACCCCCGGGAAACCCCCCCCGACCCGGCCGCCCACCTCTACCTGGACGAGCGCCTGGCGCGGAAGTACACCGTCTTCCCCCACCACCTCGAGGGCCGGAGCCTGGTGGTCCTGATGCGGGACCCCAAGAACGTCTTCGCCATAGACGACCTCACCCTGGCCCTCAAGGCCAAGGGGCTTTCCCTTAGCCCGGCGGTGGCCACCGAGGAGAACATCGTCAGGCTCATCGAGCGCTACTACGGGAAGCAGGAGCTGGGGGAGCTGGCCAAGGAGTTCGCCCGGAGCACCCCCCAGGAGGAGCTCCCCACCCAGGAGCTGGACGAGACCGCCGCCCAAAAGCTGGTCAAGCAGGTCATTAAGGAAGCCTACCTGCAGGAGGCCTCGGACATCCACGTGGAGCCCCGGCCGGAGGACGTGCTCATCCGCATCCGGGTGGACGGGGCCCTCCGGGAGTACACCACCCTGCCCAAGAGCGCCCTAAACGCCGTCATCAGCGTCATCAAGATCATGGGGGGGCTCAACATCGCGGAAAAGCGCATCCCCCAGGACGGCCGGGTGCGGTTCAAGGAGGGGGGGATAGACCTGGACCTCCGCCTTTCCACCCTGCCCACGGTCTACGGGGAGAAGGCGGTGATGCGCCTTTTGCGCAAGGCCAGCGAGATCCCGGAGATAGAGCAGCTGGGCTTCGCCCCGGGGGTCTTTGAGCGCTTCCAGGAGGTGATCTCCAAGCCCTACGGCATCTTCCTCATCACCGGCCCCACGGGCTCGGGAAAGAGCTTCACCACCTTTTCCATCCTGAAGCGCATCGCCACCCCCGACAAGAACACGCAGACCATCGAGGACCCGGTGGAGTACGAGATCCCCGGGATCAACCAGACCCAGGTGAACCCCCAGGCGGGCCTCACCTTCGCCCGGGCCCTTAGGGCCTTCCTCCGGCAGGACCCCGACATCATCATGGTGGGCGAGATCCGGGACTCGGAAACGGCCAAGATCGCCACCGAGGCCGCCCTCACCGGACACCTGGTCATCGCCACCTTGCACACCAACGACGCCGCCCAGGCCATAACCCGCCTGGACGAGATGGGGGTGGAGCCCTTCAACATCTCCGCCGCCCTCATCGGGGTCCTCTCCCAGCGCCTGGTGCGGCGGGTCTGCGAGCACTGCAAGGTGGAGGTCCCCCCCGACCCCGAGGCCCTGCGTAGGCTCGGGCTCAAGGAGGAGGACCTGAAGGGGGCGAAGCTCTACAAGGGCACGGGGTGCGAGCGCTGCGGGGGGACCGGCTACAAGGGGCGGTACGCCATCCACGAGCTTTTGGTGGTGGACGACGAGATCCGCCACGCCATCGTCCAGGGCAAGAGCGCCACCGAGATCAAGGAGCTGGCCCGCAGGAAGGGGATGCGGACGCTCAGGGAAGACGGGATCTACAAGGCCCTCCAGGGGATCACCACCCTCGAGGAGGTCATGGCGAGGACGATAGAGTGA
- a CDS encoding type IV pilus twitching motility protein PilT — MAKTPDIVDLLSLAVERGASDLVITVGLPPMIKVDGEFHPTEYDPLTPQDTRRLMYALMDEKQQRTFEEEKELDFSFSLPGKGRYRVNVFLQRGSVGGVLRVVPATIKSFEELGLPRQIADIALSPRGLVLVTGPTGSGKSTTLASMVDYINERRRAHIVTIEDPIEFFHKHKSSIVNQREIGSDTKDFARALRSVLRQAPDVILVGEMRDLETIRAAITAAETGHLVMGTLHTNSAPEAVDRIVDVFPESEKELVRIQLANILVAVLTQQLLPKAFGGGRVLAYELMIGTPAVRALIREGKTAQLRSVIQTGGQYGMVTMDAVLADLYKRKLITYELGLSKAVDPKEFARLAGAGEKSPGRI, encoded by the coding sequence ATGGCAAAGACACCGGACATCGTAGATCTGCTTTCCTTGGCCGTGGAGCGGGGAGCGAGCGACCTGGTAATCACCGTGGGCCTCCCCCCCATGATCAAGGTGGACGGGGAGTTCCACCCCACCGAGTACGACCCCCTCACCCCCCAGGACACCCGCCGCCTCATGTACGCCCTGATGGACGAGAAGCAGCAGCGCACCTTTGAAGAGGAGAAGGAGCTGGACTTCTCCTTCTCCCTCCCCGGCAAGGGGCGGTACCGGGTGAACGTCTTCCTCCAACGGGGGAGCGTGGGCGGGGTCCTGCGGGTGGTGCCCGCCACCATCAAAAGCTTTGAGGAGCTGGGCCTGCCCCGGCAGATCGCGGACATCGCCCTCTCCCCCCGGGGCCTGGTCCTGGTCACCGGCCCCACAGGGTCAGGCAAGAGCACCACCTTGGCCTCCATGGTGGACTACATCAACGAGAGGCGCCGGGCCCACATCGTCACCATCGAGGACCCCATAGAGTTCTTCCACAAGCACAAGAGCAGCATCGTCAACCAGCGGGAGATCGGCTCGGACACCAAGGACTTCGCCCGGGCCCTGCGCTCCGTGCTCCGCCAGGCCCCGGACGTGATCCTGGTGGGGGAGATGCGGGACCTGGAGACCATCCGGGCGGCCATCACCGCCGCCGAGACGGGCCACCTGGTCATGGGCACCCTGCACACCAACTCCGCCCCCGAGGCGGTGGACCGGATCGTGGACGTCTTCCCGGAGAGCGAGAAGGAGCTGGTCCGCATCCAGCTGGCCAACATCCTGGTGGCCGTCCTGACCCAGCAGCTTCTCCCCAAGGCCTTCGGCGGGGGGCGGGTCCTGGCCTACGAGCTGATGATCGGGACCCCGGCGGTGCGGGCCCTCATCCGGGAGGGGAAGACCGCCCAGCTCCGCTCCGTCATCCAGACCGGGGGGCAGTACGGGATGGTCACCATGGACGCGGTCCTGGCCGACCTGTACAAGCGCAAGCTCATCACGTACGAGCTCGGGCTTTCCAAGGCGGTGGACCCCAAGGAGTTCGCCCGGCTGGCGGGGGCGGGGGAGAAAAGCCCCGGTAGAATCTAG
- the gatB gene encoding Asp-tRNA(Asn)/Glu-tRNA(Gln) amidotransferase subunit GatB, translating to MAAPLLPEGFEAAIGLEVHLHLRTETKMFCGCRADYFGSPPNTHVCPVCLGLPGTLPVPNKRAVEYGLALALALQSQVPERLVFHRKNYFYPDLPKNYQITQYDLPIGLGGRLPLGERAVRIKRLHLEEDAGKSLHLEDRTLLDLNRAGSPLIELVTEPDLRTPEEARLFLQRIQALVQTLGLSEASPEEGKLRADVNVSVRRKGEPLGTKVEVKNLNSFKSVQRALEYEIRRQAEVLRRGERVRQATMAFDEGSGKTFPMRTKEEEADYRYFPEPDLPPVPIPRSWVEEVRKGLPELPWEKEARYLALGLRPKDAEALAYTPDLARFYDQALALKEASPQALANWLLADLAGLLNERGVPLEKTRLSPAAFARLVRLFERGEITSRTAKDLLPELLLGEDPEALVEGRGLRVVADEEALKRVVQEVIQAMPEAARSVQEGKMKALDALVGQVMRKTRGQARPDLVRSLLLKALGVG from the coding sequence ATGGCGGCCCCCCTTCTGCCCGAGGGCTTTGAGGCGGCCATCGGCCTCGAGGTCCACCTGCACCTCCGGACCGAGACCAAGATGTTCTGCGGCTGCCGGGCGGACTACTTCGGCAGCCCCCCCAACACCCACGTCTGCCCGGTCTGCCTGGGCCTGCCCGGCACCCTCCCCGTGCCCAACAAGCGGGCGGTGGAGTACGGCCTGGCCCTGGCCCTGGCCCTCCAAAGCCAGGTCCCGGAACGCCTCGTCTTCCACCGCAAGAACTACTTCTACCCCGACCTGCCCAAGAACTACCAGATCACCCAGTACGACCTGCCCATCGGCCTGGGGGGGAGGCTTCCTCTGGGGGAGAGGGCGGTGCGGATCAAGCGGCTCCACCTCGAGGAGGACGCGGGCAAAAGCCTCCACCTGGAGGACCGGACGCTTCTGGACCTGAACCGGGCGGGAAGCCCCCTCATCGAGCTGGTCACCGAGCCCGACCTGAGGACCCCCGAGGAGGCCCGCCTCTTCCTCCAGCGCATCCAGGCCCTGGTCCAGACCCTGGGCCTCTCCGAGGCCAGCCCCGAGGAGGGGAAGCTCCGGGCCGACGTGAACGTGAGCGTGCGCCGGAAGGGGGAACCCCTGGGCACCAAGGTGGAGGTCAAGAACCTCAACTCCTTCAAGAGCGTCCAGCGGGCCCTGGAGTACGAGATCCGCCGCCAGGCGGAGGTCCTGAGGCGGGGGGAGCGGGTGCGGCAGGCCACCATGGCCTTTGACGAGGGGAGCGGGAAGACCTTCCCCATGCGCACCAAGGAGGAGGAGGCGGACTACCGCTACTTCCCCGAGCCGGACCTCCCCCCGGTGCCCATCCCCCGGTCCTGGGTGGAGGAGGTGCGAAAGGGCCTCCCCGAGCTCCCCTGGGAGAAGGAGGCCCGCTACCTGGCCCTGGGGCTCAGGCCCAAGGACGCGGAGGCCCTGGCCTACACCCCGGACCTGGCCCGGTTCTACGACCAGGCCCTCGCCCTAAAGGAAGCCTCCCCCCAGGCCCTGGCCAACTGGCTTCTGGCGGACCTAGCGGGCCTTCTGAACGAGCGGGGCGTCCCCCTGGAAAAGACCCGCCTCTCCCCCGCCGCCTTCGCCCGGCTGGTCCGGCTGTTTGAGCGGGGGGAGATCACGAGCCGCACCGCCAAGGACCTCCTGCCGGAGCTCCTTTTGGGGGAGGACCCGGAGGCCCTGGTGGAAGGGCGGGGGCTCCGGGTGGTGGCGGACGAGGAGGCCCTCAAGCGGGTGGTCCAGGAGGTGATCCAGGCCATGCCCGAGGCGGCGAGGAGCGTGCAGGAGGGGAAGATGAAGGCCCTGGACGCCCTGGTGGGCCAGGTGATGCGAAAGACCCGGGGCCAGGCCCGGCCCGACCTGGTCCGCTCCCTCCTTCTAAAGGCCCTTGGGGTAGGATGA
- the purM gene encoding phosphoribosylformylglycinamidine cyclo-ligase, translated as MRYEDAGVHIGEKARALRRAKEALESTYTQEVLRGLGAFGGLFDAAGLKAMRHPVLVASTDGVGTKVLLALEAKEVSGLGFDLVNHSVNDLLAQGARPLFFLDYLAASRLVPEVLEALLASLAAACREVGIPLLAGETAEMPGVYREGAWDLAGTIVGVVERDEVLGPERVEKGDVLLALPSSGPHTNGYTLIRKVVEGRDLEVFVPELGESLKAALLRPHRHYLKEVEALRPLGLKALAHITGGGVQENLPRALPEGLGAEIRKGSWPVPPVFPYLQALGGIPEEEMYRVFNMGLGMIAVLPEEALEEALKRVQAYPVGRVVEGEGVHWV; from the coding sequence ATGCGGTACGAGGACGCAGGGGTCCACATCGGGGAAAAGGCCCGGGCCCTGAGGCGGGCCAAGGAGGCCTTAGAGTCCACCTACACCCAGGAGGTGCTGCGGGGGCTCGGAGCCTTCGGGGGGCTTTTTGACGCGGCCGGGCTCAAGGCCATGCGCCACCCGGTCCTGGTGGCCTCCACGGACGGGGTGGGGACGAAGGTCCTCCTGGCCCTGGAGGCAAAGGAGGTCTCGGGCCTGGGGTTTGACCTGGTCAACCACTCGGTGAACGACCTCCTGGCCCAGGGGGCCAGGCCCCTCTTCTTCCTGGACTACCTGGCGGCCTCCCGGCTCGTCCCCGAGGTCCTCGAGGCCCTCCTGGCCTCCTTGGCCGCGGCCTGCCGGGAGGTGGGGATCCCCCTTCTCGCCGGGGAGACGGCGGAGATGCCGGGGGTCTACCGGGAGGGGGCCTGGGACCTGGCGGGGACCATCGTGGGGGTGGTGGAGCGGGACGAGGTCCTGGGCCCCGAGCGGGTGGAGAAGGGGGACGTGCTCCTGGCCCTCCCCTCCTCCGGCCCCCACACCAACGGGTACACCCTGATCCGCAAGGTGGTGGAGGGGCGCGACCTGGAGGTATTTGTGCCCGAGCTTGGGGAAAGCCTGAAGGCGGCCCTTTTGCGCCCCCACCGCCACTACCTGAAGGAGGTGGAGGCCCTGAGGCCCCTGGGCCTCAAGGCCCTGGCCCATATCACCGGGGGCGGGGTCCAGGAGAACCTGCCCCGGGCCCTGCCCGAGGGGCTGGGGGCGGAGATCCGGAAGGGGAGCTGGCCCGTCCCGCCCGTCTTCCCCTACCTCCAGGCCCTGGGGGGGATCCCGGAGGAGGAGATGTACCGGGTCTTCAACATGGGCCTGGGGATGATCGCCGTCCTCCCCGAGGAGGCCCTCGAGGAGGCCCTAAAGCGGGTCCAGGCCTACCCGGTGGGCCGGGTGGTGGAGGGCGAAGGCGTCCACTGGGTATGA
- a CDS encoding histidine phosphatase family protein translates to MKEVWFIRHGETEWNASRRFQGHLDIPLSPTGVGQAFRLAERVARSRLAFDGLYSSDLRRATETALPLAQALRLPLVTSPLLREIHVGSLAGLSREEAEARFPEFVAQASRDPWNTPRPGGESMAQVAGRLLDFLEGLPPGRHLVVTHGGVIRAALKLALDLNGEAWRRFHIQNTSITRILFPDKEVLSVGDVGHLETWADHLSDESLR, encoded by the coding sequence ATGAAGGAAGTCTGGTTCATCCGGCACGGGGAGACGGAGTGGAACGCCAGCCGGCGCTTCCAGGGCCACCTGGACATCCCCCTCTCCCCCACCGGGGTCGGCCAGGCCTTCCGGCTGGCCGAACGGGTGGCGAGAAGCCGGCTCGCCTTTGACGGCCTCTACAGCTCCGACCTGCGCCGGGCCACCGAGACCGCCCTGCCCCTGGCCCAGGCCCTCCGCCTCCCCCTGGTCACCTCCCCCCTCCTGCGGGAGATCCACGTGGGGAGCCTGGCGGGGCTGAGCCGGGAGGAGGCGGAGGCCCGCTTCCCGGAGTTCGTGGCCCAGGCCAGCCGGGACCCCTGGAACACCCCCCGGCCGGGGGGGGAGAGCATGGCCCAGGTGGCCGGCCGGCTCCTGGACTTCCTGGAGGGCCTCCCCCCGGGCCGCCACCTGGTGGTCACCCACGGCGGGGTGATCCGGGCCGCGCTCAAGCTGGCCCTGGACCTAAATGGGGAGGCCTGGCGGCGGTTCCACATCCAGAACACCTCCATCACCCGTATCCTCTTCCCGGACAAGGAGGTGCTGAGCGTGGGGGATGTGGGCCACCTCGAGACCTGGGCCGACCACCTCTCGGACGAAAGCCTGAGGTGA
- a CDS encoding alpha/beta fold hydrolase — MNGVVFLHPFPYPPRIWAPQMALLEGRVPVLAPHYLGLPLEEATHKTLALMDERGLEKAVFVGLSMGGYLAFRLWALARERVLGLVLADTRAGPDTEEAKKARYALRERVLKEGVGFLPGALQNHLGPTSQSKPSLVETVRSLILEARPEEVAESLLALAHRPDSTPLLGEIHVPVLLLFGEEDALTPPEEGKRMARLLPDARLLLIPEAGHLSSLENPKAFNTALLGFLLEAGLIPAWAPGP; from the coding sequence ATGAACGGCGTGGTCTTCCTGCACCCCTTTCCCTACCCCCCGAGGATCTGGGCCCCCCAGATGGCCCTTCTGGAGGGGCGGGTGCCCGTCCTCGCCCCCCATTACCTGGGCCTTCCCCTCGAGGAGGCGACCCACAAGACCCTGGCCCTCATGGACGAGCGGGGCCTGGAGAAGGCCGTCTTCGTGGGGCTCTCCATGGGGGGGTACCTGGCCTTCCGCCTCTGGGCCCTGGCCCGGGAGCGGGTCCTGGGCCTGGTCCTGGCCGACACCCGGGCGGGGCCGGACACGGAGGAGGCCAAAAAGGCCCGCTACGCCCTGAGGGAGCGGGTGCTGAAGGAGGGGGTGGGCTTCCTCCCTGGGGCCCTCCAAAACCACCTGGGGCCGACGAGCCAAAGCAAGCCCAGCCTGGTGGAGACCGTCCGGAGCCTGATTCTAGAGGCCAGACCGGAGGAGGTGGCGGAAAGCCTCCTCGCCCTGGCCCACCGGCCCGACTCCACCCCCCTTTTGGGGGAGATCCACGTCCCCGTCCTCCTCCTCTTCGGCGAGGAGGACGCCCTCACCCCCCCGGAGGAGGGGAAGCGGATGGCCCGGCTCCTCCCGGACGCCCGGCTCCTCCTCATCCCGGAGGCGGGCCATCTCTCCAGCCTGGAAAACCCCAAGGCCTTCAACACCGCCCTTTTGGGGTTCCTCCTCGAGGCCGGCCTCATTCCGGCTTGGGCTCCCGGGCCATGA
- a CDS encoding NAD(P)H-dependent glycerol-3-phosphate dehydrogenase has protein sequence MKVAVLGAGAWGTALSVLLAAKGIPVYLWARRREFAEELRAYRENRAYLPGVALPALVWPTAQAEEALEGAELALVALPSRAVREILSGFPRAPLYVSATKGLELAGGLKRMSQVIREATGVDRVLALSGPNHAEEVARFLPTASVVAGEEEDARRVQALLNSPTFRVYTSPDLTGVELGGALKNVLALAAGMVDGLRLGDNAKAALLTRGLRELVRLGTALGGKEATFYGLAGLGDLLATCYSLHSRNREAGERLVRGVGVEELLGGRQVVEGLFTVRALVEWARAEGAELPIFEAVYRVAYEGEEPLRALSALMAREPKPE, from the coding sequence ATGAAGGTGGCGGTGCTGGGGGCGGGGGCCTGGGGGACGGCCCTCTCGGTCCTGCTGGCCGCCAAGGGGATTCCCGTCTACCTTTGGGCCCGGCGGCGGGAGTTCGCCGAGGAGCTCAGGGCCTACCGGGAGAACCGGGCCTACCTCCCGGGGGTGGCCCTGCCCGCCCTGGTCTGGCCCACCGCCCAGGCGGAGGAGGCCCTGGAGGGGGCGGAGCTGGCCCTGGTGGCCCTCCCTTCCCGGGCGGTGCGGGAGATCCTTTCCGGCTTTCCCCGGGCTCCCCTGTACGTTTCCGCCACCAAGGGCCTCGAGCTGGCCGGGGGGCTCAAGCGGATGAGCCAGGTCATCCGGGAGGCCACGGGGGTGGACCGGGTCCTGGCCCTCTCCGGCCCCAACCACGCGGAGGAGGTGGCCCGCTTCCTTCCCACCGCCAGCGTGGTGGCGGGGGAGGAGGAGGACGCCCGCCGCGTCCAGGCCCTCCTGAATAGCCCCACCTTCCGCGTCTACACCAGTCCGGACCTTACCGGGGTGGAGCTCGGGGGGGCGCTGAAGAACGTCCTGGCCCTGGCGGCGGGGATGGTGGACGGTCTCCGCCTGGGGGACAACGCCAAGGCCGCCCTCCTCACCCGAGGGCTCAGGGAGCTGGTCCGCCTGGGCACCGCCCTGGGCGGGAAGGAGGCCACCTTCTACGGCCTGGCGGGCCTGGGCGACCTCCTCGCCACCTGCTACAGCCTCCACTCCCGCAACCGTGAGGCGGGGGAGCGGCTGGTCCGGGGGGTGGGGGTGGAGGAGCTTCTGGGGGGCCGCCAGGTGGTGGAGGGGCTCTTCACCGTCCGGGCCCTGGTGGAGTGGGCGCGGGCCGAGGGGGCGGAGCTGCCCATCTTTGAGGCGGTCTACCGGGTGGCCTACGAGGGGGAGGAGCCCCTGCGGGCCCTCTCCGCCCTCATGGCCCGGGAGCCCAAGCCGGAATGA
- the pyrE gene encoding orotate phosphoribosyltransferase: MDVLELYRKTGAFLEGHFRLHSGLHSPYFLQSAALLQHPLYAEAVGEALARLFEDERVDFVLGPAIGGVVLSFVTAKALGARALFAEKDGRGGMFIRKGLTVNPGDRFLAVEDVVTTGDSVRKAIQAAQALGAVPVGVGAIVRRGKEVDFGVPFRALLALEAPLYAPEDCPFCRSGVPLEEV; encoded by the coding sequence ATGGACGTCCTGGAGCTTTACAGGAAGACCGGGGCCTTTCTGGAGGGGCACTTCCGCCTGCACAGCGGGCTTCACTCCCCCTACTTCCTCCAGTCCGCCGCCCTCTTGCAGCACCCCCTGTACGCAGAGGCGGTGGGGGAGGCCCTGGCCCGGCTTTTTGAGGACGAGCGGGTGGACTTCGTCCTGGGGCCCGCCATCGGGGGGGTGGTGCTCTCCTTCGTCACCGCCAAGGCCCTGGGGGCGCGGGCCCTCTTCGCGGAGAAGGACGGCCGGGGGGGGATGTTCATCCGCAAGGGCCTTACCGTTAACCCGGGGGACCGGTTCCTGGCGGTGGAGGATGTGGTGACCACGGGGGACAGCGTGAGAAAGGCTATCCAGGCCGCCCAGGCCCTGGGGGCGGTGCCCGTGGGGGTGGGGGCGATCGTGAGGCGGGGGAAGGAGGTGGACTTCGGGGTGCCTTTCCGCGCCCTCCTCGCCCTCGAGGCCCCCCTCTACGCCCCGGAGGACTGCCCCTTTTGCCGGTCGGGGGTGCCCTTGGAAGAGGTCTGA